CAACCGCTACGGCTCCTCCGTCTCCGTCCCCGCCGGAGATCTCCCCGCCGGCGCATCAGCCGCAGCCGAGAGCAAAGCTGCGGAGAAGACGGCGTTCGATGTGAAGCTGGAGAAGTTCGAAGCGGCGTCGAAGATTAAGGTGATAAAGGAGATAAGAGCGTTCACGGAGCTGGGGCTGAAAGAAGCCAAGGAACTAGTTGAGAAAGCTCCTGTTGTTGTCAAGACAGGTCTCACTAAGGACGAAGCTGAGAAGATCATGGAGAAACTCAAAGCTGTTGGTGCTGTTGTAGCTTTGGAATGAAAATAAAGTCTCAGACTTTATCATCAGACAACAACTCTTATGAATGATTGCTACTCCTGTCTGGTAATAACTTCTTCATGTAATAGTACATTTTATAGAAAGGTTGCTTTTTTTTCAGTCTGTAGCTTTTGAATGAATAAAAGTCTCAGACTTTATGAATGTTTCACTCCTGTCTGGTAATAACTTCTTCCTTTTGATCTTCTAGAAAGGTTGATTCTTTGCGTTTTGGTCTCTGGTATCTGCTGTTCTGAGTTGTAAGCAGAAACAGCTTATCTAACTCGAGAGAGGTTGTAATCTGCAGAAACAGATTGTGTTGTGTGTtctttgatgtttttttctctAGTTTTTGGAAACTTGACACACACGTCTTGAGTTTAGTTTAGTGACCTAGTGATTTATTGCCTTGACCGTGTGAATCTGATGCAACGGCGATTGAAACGTTTCTCCGCATTTGTCTACAAAGAATGGAAACAGAGCCCCACAAGCAATGATCTGACCTCTTTCCACAACCATGAACGAATCCAAAGCTGGTAGTGACTCATGCACTCATAGATCGAGTCTTTAACGGCAGACTGATAGAAAAATAAGTTGCGGAAGATAGGTAAGGGAGGCTTTTTAACCTCTTCATCGGTTTCGAACCAAGATCCCAGATTCCTCT
The sequence above is drawn from the Brassica napus cultivar Da-Ae chromosome A8, Da-Ae, whole genome shotgun sequence genome and encodes:
- the LOC106361400 gene encoding 50S ribosomal protein L7/L12-like; translation: MKTRTDSESPSKHHSPAKMRSPISRFLSRSILFLHRATPLTAATRHLCAVASPETRTKKLDRIADELLKLNRIELYDYSILFSHKLGLNRYGSSVSVPAGDLPAGASAAAESKAAEKTAFDVKLEKFEAASKIKVIKEIRAFTELGLKEAKELVEKAPVVVKTGLTKDEAEKIMEKLKAVGAVVALE